In a genomic window of Siniperca chuatsi isolate FFG_IHB_CAS linkage group LG1, ASM2008510v1, whole genome shotgun sequence:
- the LOC122873229 gene encoding uncharacterized protein LOC122873229, translating to MAQASVTLNGGLNLQAEESESSTDTSTSETSSDTDSSSVLSEDVVLPDLWGDLDQYFQEGLSPSSQPQDDTTGHASDGQNIIHSLEAARLTGRDPGDVIPHQNFEEQPPFHGESVSTVNQPLMAAERSRPQPADRDPGFSSGRNNRRTSSENPHLRSCGASSEGFPSARSNRPRSRPSRCPQCFRTTRQQLELMSRALWLICQKLGDPTHPSHSFFSLLPSGRRLLSLQARTNRLKDSFIHQAVRKLNSLPNLPPRPSSAPGTTEL from the exons ATGGCTCAAGCATCCG tgactctaaacggagggctgaaccttcaagcagaggagtctg AGTCATCAACTGATACCTCAACATCCGAGACCTCATCTGATactgactcctcatctgtgctttcagaggACGTGGTATTACCCG ATCTGTGGGGCGATTTGgaccaatatttccaagaaggtttatcgccatcatcacagccacaggatGACACAACGGGGCATGCCTCAGACGgtcaaaacattatacattctTTAGAGGCTGCCCGGTTAACCGGAAGAGATCCAGGTGATGTGATACCGCATCAGAATTTTGAAGAACAACCGCCATTTCACGGAGAGTCTGTCTCAACCGTTAATCAACCGCTGATGGCCGCGGAGAGGTCTAGGCCTCAACCAGCGGACAGAGATCCAGGATTCTCATCGGGTCGCAACAACAGGAGAACCAGTTCTGAGAATCCACACCTGAGATCCTGCGGGGCTTCCAGCGAAGGATTTCCATCGGCACGCT CAAACAGACCCAGGTCCAGACCATCCAGGTGTCCTCAGTGCTTTAGAACTACACGCCAGCAATTGGAGCTGATGTCTAGAGCCCTTTGGCTCATCTGTCAGAAGTTAG GTGATCCCACACACCCGTCACACAGCTTCTTCAGTCTGCTGCCATCAGGGAGGAGACTGCTGAGTCTCCAGGCCAGGACCaacagactgaaggacagcttCATCCATCAGGCTGTCAGGAAGCTGAACTCGCTCCCAAACTTGCCCCCCCGTCCCTCTTCTGCCCCAGGCACCACTGAACTATGA